From Candidatus Protochlamydia phocaeensis, one genomic window encodes:
- a CDS encoding cysteine desulfurase family protein has protein sequence MTQRIYLDCNSSTRIDKRVLQAIVQELEEEEGNPSSLHVQGQWCRRKLEQSRQLIARFLRVQPTDLIFTSGGTEGAYLLLYGILKRSLAGHIITSSVEHSCIYQTVREFEKQGYEATFLPTGLWGAVRPEAVKEAIRPDTRLITLMSVNNETGVKTDIEGIAEIASQANIPFVVDGVALLGKESFSIPKGVSAMFFSGHKIHAPKGVGVCFCKQFLKLAPLFVGGSQEFNRRAGTENLPGIVGLAEAIAILEKEQDAITRHLKERRDQLEQGLINRLGEVVVNGQGPRIANTTNISFLGVDGEALLINLDMAGISVSHGSACSSGALEPSRILLNMGITHAQAASAIRFSVGRTTTAQEIDKAIEIIAAMVERMRSLKRTS, from the coding sequence ATGACTCAGCGGATCTACCTTGATTGCAACTCAAGCACACGCATTGATAAACGGGTCTTGCAAGCAATTGTTCAAGAGTTAGAAGAAGAAGAGGGAAATCCTTCCAGTCTTCATGTTCAAGGTCAGTGGTGTCGCCGTAAATTAGAACAAAGCCGTCAATTGATTGCGCGTTTTCTTCGCGTTCAGCCCACAGACTTAATTTTTACTTCCGGTGGAACAGAAGGGGCTTATTTATTGCTGTATGGGATCCTCAAAAGATCATTAGCAGGCCATATCATTACCTCAAGCGTTGAGCATTCCTGTATCTATCAAACTGTCAGAGAGTTTGAAAAGCAAGGGTATGAGGCCACTTTTCTGCCAACCGGCTTATGGGGAGCTGTTCGCCCCGAGGCTGTCAAAGAAGCTATTCGTCCCGATACTCGTCTCATTACATTAATGTCTGTCAATAATGAGACAGGGGTAAAAACCGACATTGAGGGGATCGCAGAGATTGCTTCTCAGGCCAATATTCCTTTTGTTGTAGATGGAGTCGCCCTCTTGGGAAAGGAATCTTTTTCTATTCCAAAAGGCGTTTCAGCTATGTTTTTCAGCGGCCATAAAATTCATGCTCCAAAGGGGGTAGGCGTCTGTTTTTGCAAGCAGTTTTTGAAGCTTGCGCCTCTTTTTGTTGGGGGAAGCCAAGAGTTTAATCGACGGGCCGGAACGGAAAATTTGCCCGGAATTGTTGGTTTGGCCGAAGCTATCGCTATTTTAGAAAAGGAGCAGGACGCCATTACGAGGCATTTAAAAGAGCGACGCGATCAATTGGAGCAAGGCTTGATAAACCGGCTAGGCGAAGTTGTGGTAAATGGCCAGGGACCTCGCATTGCCAATACAACAAATATCTCCTTTCTAGGAGTAGATGGAGAGGCTTTACTTATCAACTTAGATATGGCAGGCATTTCCGTCAGCCATGGTTCTGCTTGTTCTTCAGGCGCTCTAGAGCCTTCTCGCATCCTTCTTAATATGGGAATTACGCACGCGCAGGCAGCTTCAGCTATTCGCTTCTCCGTGGGAAGGACGACGACTGCGCAAGAAATAGACAAAGCAATTGAAATAATCGCAGCCATGGTAGAACGCATGCGTTCTTTAAAGCGCACCTCTTAG
- a CDS encoding Stp1/IreP family PP2C-type Ser/Thr phosphatase, translating to MAFQVMLYKISVYGISDVGLVRQNNEDFWTQLLDDQFFVLADGMGGHQAGEIASKEAANHLCTIFKEKLISSDKSLKSVQKHLLEAIQEVNSLIFRMGLEHEGMRGMGTTLCCIFLHPKGIVYGHVGDSRIYRLRKNKLEQLTHDHSLLRELIDLGQLNEEQAEDFQYKNIITKAIGTEPYVEPSIRHDMIHANDILLMCTDGLTDLLSDQDIQRILVQTPEENMAAKLVETAKQRGGYDNITVVVIKIQEKYDSADLP from the coding sequence ATGGCATTTCAAGTAATGCTTTACAAAATATCTGTCTATGGCATTTCTGATGTTGGTCTTGTTCGCCAGAACAATGAGGATTTTTGGACTCAGCTATTAGATGATCAATTTTTTGTTCTGGCAGATGGAATGGGTGGGCACCAGGCTGGAGAAATTGCTTCTAAAGAAGCGGCTAATCATTTATGCACAATCTTCAAAGAGAAACTGATCTCTTCTGATAAGAGCTTAAAATCCGTTCAAAAGCATTTATTAGAAGCTATTCAAGAGGTTAATTCCCTTATTTTTCGAATGGGCCTGGAACATGAAGGCATGAGAGGGATGGGGACAACGCTTTGCTGTATTTTCCTGCATCCGAAAGGAATAGTTTATGGCCATGTTGGCGATAGCCGGATTTATCGGTTGCGTAAAAATAAACTAGAGCAGCTTACACACGATCATTCTTTGCTAAGGGAATTGATAGATCTGGGTCAATTGAATGAGGAACAAGCAGAAGATTTTCAATACAAAAATATCATTACTAAAGCGATCGGCACAGAGCCTTATGTAGAGCCAAGTATTCGGCATGATATGATCCATGCAAACGATATTCTTTTAATGTGCACGGATGGCCTGACGGACCTCTTAAGCGATCAAGACATTCAACGCATTCTTGTGCAAACGCCTGAAGAAAATATGGCAGCGAAACTTGTAGAGACGGCAAAGCAAAGAGGCGGATATGACAACATTACTGTTGTTGTCATTAAAATCCAGGAAAAATATGACTCAGCGGATCTACCTTGA
- a CDS encoding serpin family protein produces MYRILLGLFCFFSFFLSLQAQEAPASDKPTPSVDNRYFDLLIQGQNQFAFDLLQQLKNRKGNLFFSPYSIGTGFALAAVGAKGQTSIEIQQALHYSLSLSPLIGSLDRSLALAEGKNATQLFLANAIWMQEGLPILPAYPLTLKRSFNFDLAFVDFQHEFVQSVKKINQWTASQTKGKINQLLNTADVVENAQLVLTTAIYMKGAWMHPFDLWQTSRAPFYTRDQYTTQVEMMHSIASYRTWVSPHFTLIEIPYEAQESGIQLAMIILLPTEASGWQNLEPELNADNWQKWRGGLRPQQLRLGLPRFRIEEKLDLNPLAQALGIKQIFTPQADYSDILEDKRVFLNKAVHKTLIHVDEKGTDAIGAPRIKANQKARPGEGENLQEISIDRPFYFFIIDQKTQLILFMGRVLRP; encoded by the coding sequence ATGTACCGAATCCTATTAGGACTATTCTGTTTTTTCTCTTTCTTCCTCTCTTTACAGGCGCAAGAGGCTCCCGCCTCCGACAAGCCAACACCTTCGGTCGATAACCGCTATTTTGACTTGCTTATTCAGGGCCAGAATCAATTTGCATTCGATTTATTGCAACAGCTGAAAAATCGCAAAGGCAATCTTTTTTTCTCTCCTTATAGCATCGGAACAGGTTTTGCCCTTGCCGCTGTTGGAGCGAAAGGCCAAACATCCATTGAAATCCAGCAAGCCTTGCATTATTCTTTGAGCCTTTCTCCTTTAATTGGCAGCCTTGACCGTTCTTTAGCTCTAGCCGAGGGCAAAAATGCGACTCAGCTTTTTCTAGCCAATGCAATTTGGATGCAAGAGGGGCTGCCTATCCTGCCGGCCTATCCACTAACGCTTAAGCGCAGCTTTAATTTCGACTTGGCATTTGTCGATTTTCAACATGAATTTGTGCAATCCGTTAAAAAAATTAATCAATGGACAGCCAGTCAAACAAAAGGGAAGATCAATCAACTTTTAAACACTGCGGATGTGGTTGAAAACGCCCAACTGGTCTTAACGACAGCCATTTATATGAAGGGGGCTTGGATGCATCCTTTTGACTTATGGCAAACAAGCCGCGCTCCTTTTTACACTCGAGATCAATATACGACTCAAGTGGAAATGATGCACTCTATAGCCAGCTATCGGACATGGGTATCCCCGCATTTTACTCTCATTGAGATTCCCTACGAGGCTCAAGAGAGCGGAATTCAATTGGCGATGATTATTCTTCTTCCCACTGAGGCGAGCGGTTGGCAAAATTTGGAGCCCGAACTCAATGCGGATAATTGGCAAAAATGGAGAGGTGGTCTCCGCCCTCAGCAGCTCCGCTTAGGCCTGCCGCGCTTTAGAATCGAGGAAAAATTAGATTTGAATCCCCTTGCGCAAGCATTGGGTATCAAACAAATTTTTACTCCTCAAGCGGATTATTCTGACATTTTAGAAGATAAAAGAGTGTTTTTAAACAAGGCCGTGCATAAAACATTGATTCACGTAGATGAAAAGGGAACAGATGCAATTGGCGCCCCTAGAATAAAGGCTAATCAAAAAGCTCGGCCAGGAGAGGGCGAGAACTTACAGGAAATTTCCATCGACCGTCCTTTTTATTTTTTTATTATAGATCAAAAGACTCAATTGATCTTATTTATGGGACGTGTTTTGCGGCCTTAG